The region CACTTTTCCACACACACTTGCCATCCGAGTCCACGTCCGCGTATAAGGCCAGAAACCGTTCGACGCGCGCACGCGAGTGTCCTATACACAACTGATTACAGGACTgcgaaaatggaaaatgtttgcCAGCAGGCAGCGTCGCAGCGCTTCGGTTTTCCGTGCCGTTCAGCTTTCCCTTCGCTCGCTCGGAAAATCTCCGGCTATTCGCACAGCCAGGCTtctgttgccgttgccgttgccgttgccgaaATATCCGGAGCCACTCCGCCGGAGACGGACGACGGACacggagagagagagagctgGCCGGAGAGTGGGTGCGCACTCTCTTGGGTGCTCGGGTGCGGGTGGGACGCATCGGATATAGTATAGCCCTCGGTGGTTACAGTGGACTGAATCAAATGGTGACGGCAAAGgcctataaataatatttaaaacttaagaatgggtaaaacattttattggggccacgcggcgtatgcgtaatatttaaaacatggcatactttttggggaCAAATACGGCATCCAAGttaaaaggaaataaattGTGTGTAAAGCAATTTAAGTTGGAcaaattatgtatattttattttatagttatttggcctataaaattcgaaaaatataaaaataaatttaaaaaaccaaattgTATATGAGTTTAGCTAAGAATCCttctatttaaatataaactcatattttttattattttttatattactcTACATTTTTGTTAGTGATAATACATAGATAGGTGATagattttcttgtttttaaacaatgttgcatacttttagacacctttacAAGTGACAAAAATCACTCAAACCCTAGATAAATCGTTAAAACGACCCCACTGTGCAGCCAAGGCTCATATTCCTCATTCATCTTGCTCAGCCCGCACAATTGGCTGCCAAAAATATTGCCACACCATCGTCGCCGACTGTGTCCTTTAACTTGGACCCGAGAGTCAGGCAGTCTGGCAGCCTGGCAGCCTCTGCCTTCTGCTTTCTACTTTCTCCTTTCCTGGAGGTCCTGGTCCCAAGCGAGGGtcttctgttacgccgctgtTAGCCTGCAGACCATGAGTTTAGGATGAACTCGACGCCCGCCACGGCAGCCACCCGATCCCTCCCAGAAAGTAACGCCTCCGATGCGATGCTGCCTTCTCCTCACCATACATGTCCGTTTGTATGTACATATGCTCGTGGGTTGGACATTTGCACCGTTTTTTTCGCCGACGAACGGACGTGGAGGGCTTTCAGCCAAATGACAAGTGCTTAGTGTTTTGCATGTGCGTGTGAAAGTGCACTGAGAGAATTTTAGGGcgtttaaattgaaaaaaacttGTCGCAACCCATATTTCATGTATATTATACTAAACCTAGCCAgagatttatttcataaaaatacctcaattaaaaaaaatactccGGATAAATgtctaaaaaagaaataaaaaagctGTTTAAAAATGggtgcataaatattttttttctatctatctgtgtatctatttattatttttttatccaaattataaactttaaacgTTCATTTTTGGCGataaaaatgtgtaatttttttttttcagtgcggGACTAAGCCGCTTGATTTTCCCATTCTCATTTTTCAAGCTGGAAAATGGGCAACTCGAGGATGGGGACAAGTGTGTGGAGCACTTGGAGCACGCTTGCGCGGCTTTCAAATTTAGCGTATTAACTCATTAAATGTTCAAAAGCTCATTGCCTGCGAAATGTGCACACATTTTTGTGAGTGCGAGGGTGTGAAATATGCACAAGTACGACACTTGCCACTATGGCGAAGACTCTTTAATACCGCCTAATGGGGCAGTCGGGCGGAGACAGCTTTCAAATAGTACTGCTAGTTCTTTCaacccttttttttacatttttaattaaatttataattaccTTCTACGCGACAGTATGCATTTAACAGCCTTTGGAAAGGGGGAAAGGCGCTGAGTCCTTGACAGCCCCCTCATAATTGCCCCTACTCCCGTATGCGTCGCTTtatgcaatttaaattaatttgtgtaATTATTTTAGTGGCTTAACAGGCTTTACTTCAACACCCTCTCAGCCGCCCGAGTGACCGCTGCCGACAGTTGgcgttacgcatacgccacgttgcATGCGTCTTGAATATTTTATGTCGGAAATCTGGGGCCCGGCAAAAATGACAGCTGCgtgtggaaaataattaaggCGCAATTATAATGACCCTGGCCACGAACCACAGGCACTCGCCGCCCATCACCACCACTCACCACCCACATCAGCAGCGAAACCACCCGCCTGTTGGCATTGCAAGTGTTGCATGCAACACTAGACTCTGCGGCGCCGCCAACAATGACGAAAGCAATCCATGGCCATCGAGCTTGTGCGCTCCGCTGGCTTGTCCCCGTTCTACTCCTTGTGGAAATTGATGCGAAATGTGGGCTCAGATTTGTATTTTTAGCATCATTAACAAGCAAAGTGGGTGGTGTTTTATGGCCAAAGCTGTATACAGTTGTATCAACCCCTCTTTAAGCTTTAGTTCTAATTTAAAACAAGcgataaacaaatttcttAATAAATTCTTAGCATTTCAGACTCTATATTAGGCATCACAGTAAACACAACATTATTTGTTTGCAGGAAACACGTTTTACTCAATTTGTCGTTGAACAGCAATACACGATCACCGTTGACActgctttaaataaatacaatatacaaAGTACAATAAATAACTAGTACAAAATTTGTAATTGATGACGTTTTTCGGTTGAGACATGATGACACGAAATGCTTTGAAGGAAGGACTACCGGGTCATCCTCAGTTTGGATGGCAGCCCAGAGGAGGACAGTCGGCAGTCTAGTCTGCATTGGCATCGATGAGGGCAGGCACTTCGGACAGATCGACGGCCGTCTTGGAGGCGTCGCCATCGCCATTACCCACGATCTCCTGGGATTCCGTGACAATAGTAGCTGTCGTCTGGGCTGCCTGCTCCTGGGCGTCCTTGGCGCCATTCGTGGAAGCATCCCCCGCTGCCTGCAGCTCGACATTGGGCTCCGCGTCGGCCACTGCCTGAACGCCGTTGAGCTCCTCGTTCGATGTGGATGCGGCTGCAGCTGCCGCCTCTGCTGCGGCTGCCTTTGCCTTGGACTTCTTCTCCTTCTTGCGCAGATTCTTCTTGGCATTGTTCACCTGCCTCTGCTCCTCGGCTGCCTTGTTCTTCTCCTCGACGGCCGTCTTCGATTCGCTGGCCGTTAGCAGCTTCATTTGGTTCTGCAGATTGGCCAGCGTCTGCTTCAGTTCCGCACAGTTGCGCGTCATCATCTCCATTTTAACGTTGTCCGCACTCACGGGCTTCACGTTCACTGGCTCCGGTTCGGGCGGCAATTGCGGCAAGGCGGGAATTTCAATCTCGTTGTCCCGCAGGCACTTGTGCAACGTGGTGCGCTCCAGCTGGAGGGCGCGCAGCAGCTTCTGCAGCTGCTGTATCTGCTTTTGCAGGCGCTCTGAGTGCTGCGTCTGCAGGTTCTTTTCGGTGGCCAGGTCGATCACCATGGCGTTGGCCTTCTCGTACTTCTGGCGCCAGCCCAGCGCCTCCTTCTCGATCTTCTTCGTGTGCTTGGACATCTTCTCCAGCTCCACCTTGTAGCTGCCGAACACCTCGTTGGACTTTTGCAGCGACTGCTGGAAGTCATCGTACTTGGCCGTGTAGATATTCAGCTGCTCCTTCAGCTGGTGTTCCCTTTCGGTGAGATCCTTGATGGCGCGCTGCGCCTGCAGCAGCTTCTCCAGGCCAATTTGGTTTTCCCTGGAAGAAGGTGAAGTAATTAGAATTATTTCAAGGGGTGGGGTAGTTAGACCGCTGTGATTTAgttagaaatatattaaaattaaaaactgcacttatacacaatttgaaaaataataaatcgtACAGATTAGTTGACGGCCTCGGTCGAAACCAGTAATCTCAGCGAGTTTCTTGAATGAAAACTCGTTCTCTGCTATGTGCCCAACTAAGGAGCGTCTATCTCTAGTTTTAGAGTAGCCACTGATACCGGCATTCTGCTCCACCTCACTTACTTGCCGAGTATCTCCTTCTCCATGGCGGCCTCCACCTGGCACTTCTGCAGCTTGGCCTGGTGCAGTTGGGCCTCCAGCTGCACTTGCTCATTGAGTTTCTCCAGGTGCTGCTCCCGCGTTTGGTACTGTTCGGCCAGCAGTTTTAACCTAAAACGGGGGACCAGATGGTTAGGGAAAATCGGAAAAAGCGGAGCACACAGAGAACGTGCGTGCGTGCAGTAGAATCTATATTTAGAAATTGGATTCCCTCTCTACAAGGCGCCGATGCTTACTTCTTGGTCATCTCGATGTTGTAATCGCGCAGCTTGATGTTCTCCTCGTTGTTCTTGGCCAGCGATTTCTGGACGTCGTTGAGGGAGTTCTGGAACTTGGTTTGGCTCTCCTTGCGCCGCTCCTCCTCGACTTTGATTTGGAGCAGGCTCTCGTTCTTCACCGACTTGATGATGCGCTGCTGCTCGCGGCACACCTCCTGGAGTTTGTCCCGCATGAGGACACTCTTGTTGAGGTCCCGCTGCACCTGCTCCTTCTCCCGCTGCTGGGCTTCCATGTGGCGCTGCAGGACGCGAAGCTCCGACGTCAGCCGGCTAACGTTCTTCTCGCTGTCCACAtggcgctgcagcagcagcttcaCCTTCTCCTCGGTGGAGGGGCACTCCTCCAGGGATTTCATGACCTAAAATAGACGCGAGAATGGGGTTACAACTCTTTTTTCTCTATTTATCCCGGTTTCCATGGGTTCGGATAATCCCATCCATGGTGTTGGGTCCTTAAGAGCCCCAGATGATATTACCAACTCCTCCAGCTTCTGGTCACGCTGCTTCTCCTCGCGCGCCACCTTCTTCGCCTTGCTTAACTTCTCCATCGTTTGTTCAGGTCAAATCGGTGCTATATATAACTTGTATTCTATTCCTCTTTCGAATTTTGACTATATTTGTTGTGTTGCTAATGTTGTAGGTTTCGCCTTTCGGCCATAATACCGGCAAGGTGAGCCGTATTGGCGGGTATTTTTGGCGCGACAGCACCTGGTCACACTAAATTAACCCGCGATTCCAATTGAAAGTTGCTGGAAAGTGTTTTTTCCTTGGGACAGGTTGTTTTATCATTTAACTCGGTAactatttttaactttatatattttattatagcTTGGCGATTAATATTATGCTTACCTTTATTGCAACCTCCTCTCTTTGTCACTTTATATTATTGAATAGCTatggaaatttatttactttaaaattattttaatttaggcCATCCACAGAATAAGAAATCTCGGGAAATCCCCGGAAAAGCAAGAACATCTGGCtaataaaaaacagaattCTTATCGATACTATTGCTAGTGGTTGACTAACTCTAGGTTATGGTATTTTGAAGAGTATTGTTGTTGGTCACTTTgatatttacaatttgtttttatttgtacatTTGTAAACAATTGCAAGAAGTAAGCCTTTTTATAGTCAATATTAAAACTTTAAGGAAAGCAAAACATAAATCTAAATCACTATTAAACCTCCAACACTTTAGAAGTCCTAAAAATTAAGTAAGAATATATTAAAACCTTTATTCAACAAGTGCTGACGTTATCAATTTTCTAAAAGTCAGTTTTTTTAGGATAAACAAAATGTTCAAAAGATCCAAGCCCAAAATTGAGCCCCCACCAAAGGCTCCAAGTGTGGAAGAGATGCTGGAGGACATGGAAACCTTTGAGGTCAATCAGCCGCCCATAGGTGCATCATCTTCCGATTTGGAGCACGTCCTTCTCACAGAACCGGAGAATCTAACTCTGCCAGCTTGGTGGCAGATATTCGACGAATACGATCAGAAGGTCAAGAAACTCTCGGCCACCGAGGGACATCTGGAGGAACAAAGAAATCAACTTAAAGAATGCTATGCCAAGCTGGAGAGGAATGCCGACAAATTGAGGGAGGGCATCCAAAAGCAACAGGCCCTAGCCAAGGAAGCTCTTAAAAGTTAAATagtgttttaattaaagaataaatattccacttttgtatattttgtaatgGTTAATGTTAGTTAATAGCCTTGTAATGCTCAAAATACCTTTGGTCTTGGAGCTTATAATGTCTAACAAGAATATAAGAATACTATATGTTAGGAGTTATGTTACATTTCACCAAGTAATATTTCCCCTTTaacaatattttgcatttcccTTCAGCCATCCCACTGTGCAGTGGTTCGAGTCCTAGCTAAAACTACAGCTTGGAGTATATTTACAGTATCTTACAAGAGTATAGTATTCTTTTCTGAGCCCGACATTTTAACGGTCAATTCGCGGTGCGGCCACACTGCTTGGTGGATGGTTTGGTCGAAAAAAGTTGTTAAAAGCGCAGAAAAAACGACTTGTAATGCAAGTGCTTCAGTGACTGTGAAAAGTAAGCGGGCGGGCGagtaaataaatcaaagttAAGATCGACTATGAGAAAGGCCAAAAATGGCACGGGAAATGGTAAAATTAGCTCGATTTAGGCCTGGATGATTGAGCAGGAGAACAGGTTTTAGGCCGTGGCAACAACGAAAAAAATGAGAGAAAAAACTTGGCTTATACCATTTACGCCATTAACGGAGGTCGATTGTTTTGCgcgtgtgtatgtgtgtggtGTCGAATATATTTGGCTATATTCCACAAATCCAATTATCACAAAACGGAAAAAAAGAGTGCAACAATTTGTGGCTAATTGAATTTTAcgtgtattttattttggttttcgaccagcgcaacaacaacagcgagcAGCGAGTacaaagagagagagagatagagagggggttttttcttttggccCAAAGCAAATCCCAGCTAGAATACACACAAATACAAGCACACGCATCTTGCtggaaaacaataattatCCAATTAAACGGTTGTCAAAGAATGCATTTAATTTCCAATGGCCAATAGGTGGGCCTTAAAGAGAGGGTCAGCAGCGGGAAGGGGCGGGAGCGCCCGACTAACAGTATTTTTCACGGGCACACCAATACGAAAGGCCCCAGCTcaggtgtgtgcgtgtgtgcgaaGTGCTAATGAGATGCTGAGACGCTCTTCTTCTTCCTCTCGCCGTTTGTTGCTTTTGCCATTTATGCAAAAAGACGCAAAAAacggcaaataaaaaatgagatTTTCGAGTTGAACAAAAGATTTCGCGTAAAAGGTGAAAGCCACTCGGAGATCCGAATAtgcggcgtatacgcaatgcaGTTCCTTTGTCTTGTGCCATCCTCCCGCGATCAATTCTCCACTCTCAATTCTACACACTGTACTCTCCGCACTCTTCCAGCGAAGATGTCACCGATTGAAGCCACTTCCTCGCAGCGAGTCGCACAGCAATAACAATCAACAAACCCAAGCGCCGATGATGTGATGCAGCAGCAGAGGTCGGAGTTCGGAAACACAACCTTCGAGTAGTCTAGGCCACGTAGAA is a window of Drosophila biarmipes strain raj3 chromosome 3R, RU_DBia_V1.1, whole genome shotgun sequence DNA encoding:
- the LOC108025510 gene encoding alpha-taxilin; protein product: MEKLSKAKKVAREEKQRDQKLEELVMKSLEECPSTEEKVKLLLQRHVDSEKNVSRLTSELRVLQRHMEAQQREKEQVQRDLNKSVLMRDKLQEVCREQQRIIKSVKNESLLQIKVEEERRKESQTKFQNSLNDVQKSLAKNNEENIKLRDYNIEMTKKLKLLAEQYQTREQHLEKLNEQVQLEAQLHQAKLQKCQVEAAMEKEILGKENQIGLEKLLQAQRAIKDLTEREHQLKEQLNIYTAKYDDFQQSLQKSNEVFGSYKVELEKMSKHTKKIEKEALGWRQKYEKANAMVIDLATEKNLQTQHSERLQKQIQQLQKLLRALQLERTTLHKCLRDNEIEIPALPQLPPEPEPVNVKPVSADNVKMEMMTRNCAELKQTLANLQNQMKLLTASESKTAVEEKNKAAEEQRQVNNAKKNLRKKEKKSKAKAAAAEAAAAAASTSNEELNGVQAVADAEPNVELQAAGDASTNGAKDAQEQAAQTTATIVTESQEIVGNGDGDASKTAVDLSEVPALIDANAD
- the LOC108025131 gene encoding uncharacterized protein LOC108025131; the protein is MFKRSKPKIEPPPKAPSVEEMLEDMETFEVNQPPIGASSSDLEHVLLTEPENLTLPAWWQIFDEYDQKVKKLSATEGHLEEQRNQLKECYAKLERNADKLREGIQKQQALAKEALKS